The Vigna angularis cultivar LongXiaoDou No.4 chromosome 9, ASM1680809v1, whole genome shotgun sequence DNA window ACAAAAAACTATCTACCTATTAGATACGTGGatgaatattaataattatattcatcCAGATCCATTGTCATCTTAATTATGTAAATgaacaaaaattcaattttacaaaagttgcctaattatatttttaaataaaataaaagataatttcattttaactcaaactcaaagttCTTTCGGACCCAACAGAGTGAAGGGTCAAGTGCTACTAAACCCAAAAGTATTCGTAGAATTGGGCTCCTGCTATTTGTAGTTCCCTTTACactttattttccatttttgttttaaaaaaaatcttatttccTTTTCACTCACCATTCTTTTGCTTACTATATGTTCTTTCATGTTTTGAGTTACtgaattttgtgaaaatgattttaataccataaatattaattaacactaaatttttttgtatccaattaaattaaaaatagttattactTTCAAATATTGTAGTAAAATTTTGATAGGATATATCtcttcaacaaatatttttttatttaacttgtGGAAAAATTCTTTTATGCAATGTGGTTGATTTTCATGCTCTAAAAGTACTTTTACATAtgtaagaaaaacaaatatatctcAAAGTGCAcattttataatgtaaaaaagTGTGGTTaagaaacattttattattattttagtattttaaaaaatacgtctcataacattttttttgtatttaaatgttgataatataaaatgtattttgcaAATCACtctttaaaatgttaaaaaaattaattttgtaaagtaCTTCATAAAAAGTGTTTCCAAAAgtatatatgaaatattaaaaagcatcatatatatatatataagtattttggtaaattaaatattaacatatatgAGTATATACGgatacaaatattataatactCTATACGTGTCTCATTAACATacagatataaaaaatatttgtatttgttaCTTGCCTGgatctatttataatatatattttctatccattatatattttatctgcaaatacaaacttttttttacattcctaattaattatatgaatgTTGCAAATCAACAAAAAGAGATATTGTTACGTAAAAttgcataatataatttttttttaccagaATGTTATTAGAATCAAACTTAACCAAAAAGTTtctataatctttttaataatacGCAATATTGCTCTCATTTTATATGTTATTGAAATTGATTAATATCACTAATTATCACTTCCTGAATAATTATATATGCgactttatttaataattatcgCTTCCTTATTAATCATAAAAGATAATTATCACTGAAAAAGGCCATATAAACTTTATTCATCGATAAGAATGCATAGgaattatagttttattatatttgatctTAACAAAGAAAGATTTAGTCACTTGtcaacataaaagaaaaaataatcatcaaTGATTAGTTTCAAGAAGTTCTTCATCTTCAAGTTTTACTTTGTCAAACTTTCCACTCtatctctcattttttttcctttttattttaaaataatattatacataaacatttgttttgaaaaattcccCTTACAACAAAGTCTAATCTTTTTAcgttctaaaatttattttttaaatacacttACATCCCATAAAGTAAGACTTAATTTCCTAAACGTGccatttaaaaaaagaaacaaagagaaatgtattttgtgaataaaagaACGTGTAAATAGCAAGAGCCTAAAATAAGCAAAATAATAGTACAAAGGTTGAAATACTATTAACAACTATGTTAAAAGACAACTACAAATGAAAAAACAACACGCTTCATAAAAAAAGTCAAACAAGGAACTTGATCATAAGTTATGAAAAAGACAACGAAAATaccaaaacaataatttttcatCTTACTATTGTTGTTCCTTGagatatttttagtaaaaataagcaaaataattaagaaaagcTGTTTTATAAGTATACTCATATAAAGTTGACACATCACGAATAAGAGTACGCAACTTTTGTAGCTTTATTAGCTGTATAAATTTCTGAATTGATGGTTGTAAGTAATAGACACGAGAAATTAAAGTAAGATTGTGACATTACATGTTAAAACAAATAGATTatattgttttggttttgttatCGGAAATTTACGCTagtctaaattataaaattgaaaaagtataACATAGGAATATAAAAGTGAAAGTTTTTTGCCCTTTTGTAATGATATCTTTTTAGATTTTGTTCActtgagaaaaataattaaaaaaattataaattttattgttatttatttaaattttaagtgaGAATATACCTCTAAATTTACTCAAATCAACGACTAcataattttactttcaaatctgTTAAATCCCCTCCATCCCTTTCTCACGTATTCATTCAGGTTAACAGAGACTTGGTTTCTATCTCAAGAATTCTCTAGAATCCCACAGTAGACGGAGTCAAAATTGATTCTTTATATGCACTTTGTGGTAACTGTTCCCGTAGAATCTACCGCACAATTCTGGAAACTAACACATTCGATGACAACCTACAATCACGGGAACCATTATGATGATGACCTAATTTTGCCACCCAATAATTGCCCAATTGCTTTTGAACAGCACATAAACAATTCTGACAATATGACTAAAATGATGGATGGTTCATGAGGCTATTTTGATAATGTTAATCACACCATTAAATTAATCTGTTGAGCTAATCATAGCTGATTGGTGAGCTTAGAGCAAAGTGAAGAAGAACCCTTTTAACTTATTCAAGAATTAGATAAACCACTTTCCCGGAAAGGGTGGAAAAACACACAATTGATGGGAAATTTTGGACGCTTGTTGGAGGAAACCACCAACCCTTTTCAAAGAATAAGACAGTCAattttttgatattatattaactaTCATCCTAACTGGCAAGAACTTCCATTCGTATCTTCCTCAAGTACACCAATATTGACATGAGTTATGCAACCTTTGGTCTCATTTCTCAACTGGGTAGTAACCATTTTGCTTCACTTTTTGTCCAAAATTAGAAAAGTTTAATTCTTTGGTTTTTGAAAGGAAAACTGAAGACAGTTTTATTTAGTTCAGTTTGCATGGTCGTCAGTACAAATATCTCCACAAAGAGAAACTCATTCTTTGTAGAGCCAAACAAGGTGCCAGGAGTAATCTGATGATTCATTCATAGAAACCTGTTAAACAGCTAGAGATTATTACTGCTTTCTGCTTCTCTTTACTTTGCATGATAAAGTTTAGCAGAGGACACAGAAGTAGCGTTGTTGACATGATGATATGTTCATTGAAAATTTAGTCGTTTGGAGCTAAGTGGGGGCTGTGGCAGATCATAATAGAAACAAAACAGACCAAGTTTCACCTGACACGTCAGTCTTGTGTTCAAGAATGTTCTGTTTTATCTAGGATAATCATAGAACAGCAATTCCATAGACAAACTTACTGTTTACCATTTTATTATGCTCAAACAGTTTCATATATACtgtaattttaatatgaaatctACTAGTAAACTTTGTTTGAAAgtgtatgttttatttttttaatcactaGTTATAGTTCAAAACGAATTTGACTCAAATATACAAGAAACAAAGCTTAGTTGTCATGCGTTGCCACCAGAAAGATCTAAAGGTGCACCGAAAAGAAAATCACAAATAGATGAGACCATCCAACCACTTTGCATTCCTAAGGCATAATCATAATCATTCCACGGCTGTTGGTCCCTCTTTATACGATACTATCCACCCTTCTACTTTTGTTCTAGTGTCATGGATGTATTTCCTTGCAGCTTGTTACCATCTTTTTATAGTGAATAGTATATTCAATGCTGATGTGCCATAAAAGGGTATAAAGCCTAGAATAAATTTTGGTTAAGTTTGACATATAAGGCAGGGAGGGACCATGGACTTGGTCAATGAAACGAAAGTatattagtaatttttatacCCGTGATTTGCTCTTGAATTTTAAGAATGCATAGAGCATTGTAGGAGTAACTATTTTATGCAAAAGACTTAGCACAAACCTCAGGTTTATAAACACTACAGATATTCATGACTGTTTCAACTTCCAACCACCGAAGGTTTTTCCTGTGTAATTGACTTGAAATTATAATGAATGTCAGAAGGTGCATTTGTGCTAGCACTAAAAGTAGACCagtcaattttatatttcaccAATGATTAGTTTTTAAGCCGGTTTGGAGAAGTATAACTCAATTATTGGtgtccttatttttgttttcgCTTTAAATAACCAGTCCTGATATCAACCTAGCTTAATCAATTTGAGTACAGACAAGATTAGTTGAACTCCTGgatcaaattttgatattttgcaGAGCATCAATTTGAGTACAGACAACATTGTCCCATTTTCTCTTCAGCTGCAGCAATTgcgaaatttgaaattttgacttCAGTTATGaacataattttgttatttcaaACAATTAAGAGGAATGGAAAACAAGGTAACTGGTATTAGTGAAGcaaaattcttgaccaaattatGTTCAAATTTCTAACAAACAGATTGAAAGTTCTGTACTGGACAAAACTACAATTAAACTTCTAATTTTTCAGCTTATATTTTTCTGCCCTTATTTCTGATGTCTCCTTCCATTTTTATCCAACAAAGCACACAGCATTTCCTTCATCCCAATCCTTCAGTGAGGGTAGGGAAGCAGCTCTCAGACCTTGTAAGCACAGAACCATGGATTTCTGTGATAGTCTTAGTTGGACTATTAGGTGTGGACCTTACTCTAGGAGAATCCAAACTCCTTCTAAGAATTTGTCTCATAGCAGATATCAAATGCACTGTTGGATTTGGAGGAGGCCCTGATGCCTTGAACTTTTTGCAGAAGTTCATATGCTTTGCCATTGCTTCTTCTGTGCAGACAAGCCTCTCAGACCTTACAATTTCATCCTTAACAGCCTCAGCACACAACCCACAGAGCCATTTTCCATGGTACCTCTCCCTGATTCTTTCTATATAGGCTGGGGTGCACTCTTCTGTTAGTCCACAACAGTCACACACAGCAAATTCAACTTCACTTTGTGCAACTAGTATGCTAGCTGCTGATTGAGTTTCTGGTGCCGATATCACCACAGGGTCAATGATCATCGATGCAGACATTGCCAATCACCCTGCGAACAAACAATCAGCACCAAACAGGTTAATATAACatcatttttatcatatttgacacaagataaaaaaaatattcaaggACATGCTTCAAGAGCCATAAATACAAACGGTTTTCACATTTCACAAGACCAATAAATCTATTGGTTTTTCGTTCAACAAACACCGAAGAGCTTTCAGCCAATGAAGAAAtcaagaagagagaaaaaaatccAACCAAACCAAACTCTTTTCCCTTTTGGGCTTATGACAGAGTTTACTATTGTGCTGAATGTAAAAAAATCAAGGAAAATTATAGAACAAAACAAGGGAAAATCCAAACAGAAAAACACGATAAAATTGTATAAGCAACCAAATCGAAGAAGCAATTTGACAGGGATTATTACCAGCAGAAGCAGATCAAAATgaatgaaatcaattttttgTATATCTTTTCTGTACTTCTGCTTGCTGGGTAGGtattcttctcctcctcttcttaTCTCTCTTTCTCCCACTCACCTTCCTCAATATTTTCTTCAGGGAACAATAACTCAGACATGAAAACCATTTCAGAGAAAACTTTAAAACCCCTTTTGCTTTCTTCTACCtccaagaaattaaaaaaaagtttttttttttaaaaaaacaaaactttgaaGAAACCCAAATCTTATGTGAGGAAACAAAGGGATTATATTTGGCTTCTCCACGGAATCTGCAGTCCTAAACTATATATGAATAGTGGGGAAgttgggagagagagagaaagagaaaggcactttgtagagagagaaagaaaagaggtgAGAGAAAAAACATCAATGATTGAGGCTTTAAGGTTGTGGACTATGGTTTAATCCACGtcgaaattttttttattgaatgtgtGAATGTTTAGCCATTGATGATTGGATTGCCAGCTAAGCATTATGATATCGTGACTCTCTTCTTCCCCAATTTGTGTTGCTCTCTATTTTCACAAAACCAATTATTTACGCACAAACCGTGattaatattcaaaaaatattttccatatccattcattttatttaaaattgattaatattttatgtaaatattattgttataatatttgGATTTCATGAATACAAATAATATCTTGTTAAAggaaacaataaatttttatgacaaaatgaaattcattaatttctttaaaaatattttacttattatttatcaCAACAGGTTAGATAGTTAATttgggaaaaaaaattgaactgcttatttattataaatttcaatcaatcaataattttcctataattcattttttaaatgtataaaaatgtGGCATATTTCTTTGTTaagaactaaataaaatttgtttattgttttattttagtctgaaaaggaaatatttaaaaacaaaataacaagcAACCGATATTAAAGGTAATCAAATGGTTATAATTCTGGTTAATTGGTAATTtggtttaaaacatttataaaatgtttGCAAAATGGATTAAAATGAAAGATTCAACggaataaaatcaaaattaaacatttataaaaaaaatggtaaagcTTCAAGCCAAATCCAAATGAAACTAATTATAcgatttatatttaaagaatattatatatcaatcttaatttgagaaaaaataatagaaaaaaaaagtttgtatgcaaaagagaaaaaagtcaaagagaattaaatttcttttttcgaAGGCATGTTTTTCTCATGGGTGAAATGTTCTTCAATTACATATTTGGACAAACTCAAAAGGTTCCGTGGCAATTCAAgggatattaataatttatcatttcttacatttattaagaaaatagaaACTATTTTAATACGAatccatttaaaaataaataaataaattaaagataaatttagttacataatattattgaatcgaattttaattatttaaggaTTAAATAATAGAATTGCAAAATTTTCGTatctcataatatttttttcctaatttgTGAAGCAACACCTAAGTGACACGTGAAATGTAAATGATGTTATGAAGGTACAGCTTGCACGATTACCTCATAAAGTAGCTTCTTAATTTGAATTACAGcttgtattatattatatgtaccATTACCTGCCGACTCGTACTGATTAGGTCAACACACCATAtattaaatctataatattaacaattccattatataaatatataaacttcatattaatatatatatatatatatatatatatatatatatatatatatatatatatatatatatgtattaatttatgaataaagATAAATGGTTAATAATCTACGTTGAAACGTAAAGAAAATGTTCTAATCCAATTAATTAAAGGCAcatagagaagaaaagaaataatttaattgtcgtgttttgatgttttttatttgtgaaGTAAATTTTGTATTGGTGGGTAGATGTGAGCGAATACCTTGGAGATCACCAAAACAAATCCTCATTGGATCAAATAATATGAATTCTTTTTCGTTATTTTATGACCTTTTTAGGAGATAATAATAGCAATCGATACgactaatttttaattcaataatagGCACAACCATGAAGTGtatcattttgtatttttctcaaCCTTCATCATTCATCTTCCTAAGTTACTCAATTTATGTTTCTCatactaattaatttaatgatGAGTTGGCATATCTTGATAATATTATTGGAGAagattatatgaaaaaatttaaaaattaattctaatgtgttataataatacttaaattataactaataaatatttgattgtttaatattttgtaataaaatatttaacatattttaataaataaa harbors:
- the LOC108346342 gene encoding uncharacterized protein LOC108346342, with amino-acid sequence MSASMIIDPVVISAPETQSAASILVAQSEVEFAVCDCCGLTEECTPAYIERIRERYHGKWLCGLCAEAVKDEIVRSERLVCTEEAMAKHMNFCKKFKASGPPPNPTVHLISAMRQILRRSLDSPRVRSTPNSPTKTITEIHGSVLTRSESCFPTLTEGLG